In Streptomyces liangshanensis, the DNA window GCGTCCCGGCCGGCCAGCACGGCGAGGCAGGTGCCCGAGCCGGCCGTCGAGACGAAGAGCAGGGTGGAGTCCAGCTCCACCACGACCTGGCGGACCTCACCGCCGTCGCCGAACCGGATCCCGGCACTCCGGCCGAGGGAGTAGAGGCCGGAGGCGAGGGCGGCCATGTGGTCGGCGCTGTCGGCGTCCATGCCGTGCATGGACCTCACCAGGCCGTCGGAGGAGAGCAGCACCGCGCTGCGGGTGTACGGGACACGCTGGACCAGACCGCTCAGCAGCCAGTCGAGGTCGGAGACATGGCCGGTCGGCACATCGCTCGCCATGGTGCATCTACTCCTTGGAGGTGGTGTCGTGGCGCTGCGGTTCCGGCTGTTCCGGGAGCGGGTCCGACAAAGGGTCGGGCCGGGAGGCCGGCAGAGGCTCCGGCAGGCGCTCCGGCAGGGGTACGGACAACGGATCCGGCAGCGGGTCGGACAGGAGGCCTGGCAGGGGGGTCCGACAGGGGATCCACCGGCGCGGCGGACGAGGGGCCGGGCAGCGAAGCCGCCGGTCCCTCGGTCCGGGGGGCGGTGACGGTCGGCTCGGCCGCCTCGGCGAGGCCGATGCCGCGCTGGAAGGCCGCCATGAGACCCGGATCGTGGAGGACCGGTTCCGCGGCGGGGGGCGGGGCCGGGCGATCCCGCAGCTGCGGGACGAGGTGCTCCTGCCCCCGGCGTCTCGGCAGTTGCGGCCTGCTGGCCGTGGACCGCAGGGTGCCGTCGGCGGCCGGTTCGGGCGACGGGTACGTGAGCGCCGGGACCCTGTTCCCGGTGCGGGTCGCGGACGGGTCCGCGCCACCGTCGGCCGGGGGCCGCGGCCGGGGATGCGTGACGCCGGGGCGCGCGGCGGCCGGTGTGGGGCGGTCGGGCCGCTCGCCACGGACGGGCAGCGGGGCGGGGCCGCCGGTTCCGGGCGCGCGGTGCGAGGGGCGCGGCGGTGCCTCCTGCGTCCGGTGCCGCGCCTGGTGCTGGGGCAGGGGCGGGCGGCCCGGCGCGGCGGCGGGAGGCGGGGGTACGGCGGCGGACGGGGCGCCGGGGACCGTACCGGCGCCAGGGACCGTACCGGTGGCCGGGGCCGCCGCGCCCGTACCCGTACTCGTACCGACGAGGTGACCGGCGCCCGCGCGCGCGTCGGCGGCTCCGGGGCGGTCGTCGAGGCCCGACGGGTCGGCGCCGAGCAACGCCTGCGGCAGCACGAGCACCGCCTGGGTGCCGCCGTAGATGTTGGACTGCAACCGGACCGCGATACCGTGCCGGCGTGCCAGCGCGGAGACCACGAACAGTCCGATGCGGCCGTCCTGGAGCAGGTGCGCGACGTTGACCTGGTCGGGGTCGGCGAGCAGCCCGTTCATCTTCTTCCGCTCGTCGGACGCCATCCCCAGCCCGCGGTCCTCGACCTCGATGGCCAGACCGGCCGTCACGTACTGCACGCGCAGCAGGACCTGGGTGTGCGGGGCGGAAAACAGGGTCGCGTTCTCGACCAGTTCGGCGAGCAGGTGGATCACGTCGGCGACGGCGTGGCCGCGCAGCGTGCCGTCGATCGGCGGCACCAGTTTGATGCGGGGGTACTGCTCCACCTCGGCGATCGCGGACCGCAGCACCTCGGTCATGGTGACCGGCTTACTCCACTGCCTGCGCGAGATCGCGCCGCCGAGGACGGCGAGGTTCTCCGCGTGCCGGCGGATACGGGTCGCCAGGTGGTCGACGTGGAAAAGCCCCTTGAGCAGCTCGGGGTCCTCGACCTCGTTCTCCAGGTCGTCCAGCAGCTGGATCTCGCGGTGCACGAGGGACTGGAGACGCCGCGCGAGGTTGACGAAGACCTCGACCTTCTGCTCGTTGCCGACGCTGCTGGACAGCCGGGAGGCCTG includes these proteins:
- a CDS encoding roadblock/LC7 domain-containing protein; translation: MASDVPTGHVSDLDWLLSGLVQRVPYTRSAVLLSSDGLVRSMHGMDADSADHMAALASGLYSLGRSAGIRFGDGGEVRQVVVELDSTLLFVSTAGSGTCLAVLAGRDADAAVLGYEMAMLVKSVRPYLITPLRQVAGTTQSATGL
- a CDS encoding ATP-binding protein, with protein sequence MSQLRAPAARPDRREGGRHGRPGARSLPSPGRQNRPAPPDTRIRPQLLRTAVLPAIVAALSGAAAVALTFRSTGAEPTAEVWAALFGTALVAFAAVAAAALGAERTARSLIGRCNALRRSSARGQADLRAVVEQLRRGERVPPRRTPPPAPAGGDEFDLLAEELRRSQETAVTSVVQASRLSSSVGNEQKVEVFVNLARRLQSLVHREIQLLDDLENEVEDPELLKGLFHVDHLATRIRRHAENLAVLGGAISRRQWSKPVTMTEVLRSAIAEVEQYPRIKLVPPIDGTLRGHAVADVIHLLAELVENATLFSAPHTQVLLRVQYVTAGLAIEVEDRGLGMASDERKKMNGLLADPDQVNVAHLLQDGRIGLFVVSALARRHGIAVRLQSNIYGGTQAVLVLPQALLGADPSGLDDRPGAADARAGAGHLVGTSTGTGAAAPATGTVPGAGTVPGAPSAAVPPPPAAAPGRPPLPQHQARHRTQEAPPRPSHRAPGTGGPAPLPVRGERPDRPTPAAARPGVTHPRPRPPADGGADPSATRTGNRVPALTYPSPEPAADGTLRSTASRPQLPRRRGQEHLVPQLRDRPAPPPAAEPVLHDPGLMAAFQRGIGLAEAAEPTVTAPRTEGPAASLPGPSSAAPVDPLSDPPARPPVRPAAGSVVRTPAGAPAGASAGLPARPFVGPAPGTAGTAAPRHHLQGVDAPWRAMCRPAMSPTSTGC